TCGCCAATCTATTGCTCATGAAGAAGATGTGCCTCTCAATAATAATCAGGAAGAATTTCTAGTTAACTCTACAGAGCATGTCActtaaaacaaaagaaaaagaggcCCAACAAAGCTGAAAGGTATTGCTCTCCAACCTGATGGTCGTATTACTGTAAGGTTTAATGCAAGAGGGCAAGCTGTAGGGGAAGGCTCGGTTAGTCTTTCATCATTTATAGGTCCTCTTGTAAGGGAACTTGTACCATACACAATAGCTGATTGGCGAAAGGTTCCAAAATCAATGAAAGATATTTTGTGGTCAACAATCCAGGTTCTAAACTTATATTTATTCATGTGttaaaatcttttatttttaggtgaatactcataaattaatatttaatgtgAATGCAGACAAGGTATAAGGTGGACAAAGATTGGGAACGAGACTGGTGTATGAAAGTAATGGGAGACCTGTGGAGATCTTCCAAGTCCAGGCTAGTTACTAAGCTGAACGAGCTACCAAATGAACAAGAACGACTAAAATTAAAGCCTGATAATATCAAATCAGAAACTGAATGGAGAGTATTTGTGCGTGAAAAAACCAGTAAACAATTTCAGGTAACCAAAATTTCGATATATGTATTATATAGATTCTGcttattacaaataaattgggtaCCATACTTATTTCAGTTTGGTTTATTATCAGGAGaaagattgagaaaaaaaaacACTCATTGCTTACTTAGCTGTTACATCTCTGATATTGATGAATTATAGTTTTAATGCTTTTGGTATCTATAATCATGGTGTTCACTATAAACAGTAGCAGGTTTAATTTTCATTAAAGTTGTATTTAGCAAAAGAAGTTCATTATTCTTTTGCACTTGCTGCTAAGGTTGTTTATAGTACACATTAAGTTATGCTTTCCCTTGTATTTAAAAATTGaattgagtatatatatataaatgtatatatttgaGCAATAGTTACACTGTCATTTAAAACTTGAACtgaatatatatattctatttaaTAAATATAGAAAATTTTGAGTGCATAAATAGAATAAACAATAAGAAGACATGTCTGGCTACAGAGAAGAAATGACACAGAGGTTATAGGCATCACTAGCCTATAAATTAACAcagagtcaattttattaagggGCAAAAAAAAATCTTACCATAGAAGTGTTACCATTTaaatattctcttttttttttctagtttgtCAACCCTCAAGGAAATATATATTCTATTTCCATTTCCATCTGTATTTCTATAAAccaattttcataatttaaaataattaaaaatatatgcaATCACAAGAAAATACTATTTGGACTGTTATGCTTAAATCATTCTAAATAGTACTCTCTCTACCACTTTTTTTAATAACATATGCCACATAAAACCAAAAATGAAATCATAAGGAGGCTGCAATATTGACCACCATTCTAACTTGGTCAGCCCATTGTTCTCTACTAGtcatttttaaggaaaaagaaaaaatcagaaaaatagtAAGATCAAAATACTGGTGTCACATTTTATTATAATGATTCTTATTTCTGACCAAGTGTTATATGCCTCATCATTGTTTAATACTCCAACCATAGAATTGAAACCAACCAACCTAGTACAACATTCAACGTGACAGCTTACAAGTCCAATGCCTTTTCTTTTATCCTCATATTTTCCTCCCTTTCTTACTTATCCCATGCATCAGATACCCTTAAAcctggagagactttgtataATTATGAAACCTTGGTTTCTTCTAATGGGGTGTTTGAGCAAGAATTCTTCAGTTCTGGTGATTCAAGCAATGAGTACATAGGAATCTGGTTTATGAATGATAAGGACAAGAAGGCAGTTTGGGTTGCAAAAAGAGCAAGTCAACCAAGGGTGTAGTTTCTTTTGTCATGGCTTAGTCCTGATGATCCAGATAAAGGTTCTTTTTTTTAGGCTTTGACAGAGAAAACAAAACCCAGTTCAATATCTGGTTAGGTGAAAATGTTTATCAAGAGATTGGCTTTTGGGATGGACAAAAATTAAGATTATTCTTTGAAAGCTCTTCAGATAATCAACTTTAGTTATGTATCAAAAAAGAAGGAGACTTATCTTATTTTCAATAACAAAGAAAGCAATGTGTATTCATGGTTTGTCATGGCTCATAAAAATAAATCAGAAACACAATAACAAAAATCCTCAAAaagcaaagaaaaacaaaatccCAAAAGACAATAACAAGTACAGaagaacaaaataacaaaaaatatgtGGTTATTTGGCTTTATGAATTTCTTACTATTTGGCATTATGTCACTAAGCTTTTTGTTTTTCATATACTGTTGTTCAAGTATTACTTTGTTTTGGTTGAATGTGACTCAATTGCTACAACAAAATTACCTTTACAAAGCTTGTGATAGGTTGAGTTTGAAAGATCATTGAATGTATTCcttgttatttggctattttttcCTGTTCATAATAATGGTGTTGGCTTCTATTCTGCATTCCTGGTTGCAGATTGGTGCAATTATGCTATTTgtaatttatgtataaattttatTCAGCATATAATGTTCACCAGGATGGATGTCAACATATTTTATGAAAATCTACTTTGAAATTTGAAAGCAAAAGTAACTTGAGGGAGGCATTGGATAAGTAAGATATTTTTTTCTTGGTGTTATGGAATATATAATATTCTTATTCTAGAACAATGCATTATGCTATATCAGTCAATTAAAACTATTTCAGGTCTGATCAAATTAAGGCAGTAGAAATCCTTAGTAGTTTCTGCATAATCTTAGCAACATTAGATTGTCTTGGCTTGATATGCACATATGAAAGTTAAACTCTATTGGCCTCAAGAGCTGCATTGAGACTACAATTATGGTTAGTTTTTAGAATATCTTTATGCTCTAAATTTGAACTCTTGCAACCACAAACAAATTTCAGATTCCAAATTTACAATTGGCTTAATTGTATTCAAATTATGTGAGCAGTTGCTGCCctattttcatgaaacttttgtactttaaatgatttatttttttccAATTCTCTTCttgaaaatgtgtttctaaatTTATTTGACAAAGCTATTCAAGAGACACTATTATCACCATTCACAGTCCACCAACCATCCCATCCCTGTTCAGGAGGAGTTGTACTGTGTTTACTATTTCATTGCTAGAATACTGGTTCTATATGTTTCTTTTACTGCTGGAGTGTTTACTGTTGGAGTGTTTATTACATACTCTTTTCTTTGCTGCCATAGTTACTGTTTTATTGTTGAAAAACTATTATGTGTACTGTGTTTACTGTTTTATTGCTAGAATACtggtttagtttttttattttactgCTGGAGTGTTTGGTATTCTGTATGTTCAATCGCTGGttcatttcttatttattttaggCGATTAGCAATAAGTTTAAAGAGATAAGGAAGAAACAACTCCCACATACATGCAGCAggagaggatatgctcgaacaatggatgacatggtaaaaatttaataaatatttttggtAGCTAAACATAAGAAAATATATGTTCTCTTTCTGAAAAATGTACTTGGATACAGAGTAGGGAAAGCTCAAAACCTGTAACAAGAGTTCAAGCTTTCTTAAAGACACACacaaagaagaatggtgaacctgtgaATGCACAAGCTGCTGAAGTTATTGTAAGTAATTTACCCTTTGTTTGTAGAAACATATGTATTTGTATGCACATAGACTTATTTAACAGTCAACTTGAAATGATTTATAGGAGAAGCTACAAGTTCTTGCAAATGAAAAACCAGATTCATGCACAACACAGAATACTGTACAAGATGCTCTCACTATCATATTTGGTCCTGACAAGAATGGTAGATCATTAGCTAATGGGAGGGGAGTAACTAATACAAAGTTAGCTATTCTAAGAGCAAGAGATGACCATATTTCACAATTGGAATCAAGTCAATGTGAGATGAAGAATAAAATGTCTGAGATGATGAATCTTATTAATACTATTGCAAAAAGTGTAAACATTCAggtaaattaaattaattgactTCTGTTTATTTTACtctattcattgaaaattataaatgacTAAATTATTCTCAAACTTGTAGGGGTTTACTCAACCAAGTGAAGCGGAGTCACACATGCCTTCTCCTATGGTAACTACAATTTTAATTACTACCTATCatttcacttttaattttttaagtatcaatattatctataaataaatatatgttttatcATGTAACAGAGTGTTAATAATCTGAAGTTCACTCCTGAAAACAATGCTTGCAATTTACTTGATTGGAATGGAAGTGGAGAAATTGTTGCAGAAGGTCGATGGTCTTCTAGTGATCCTTTATGTGAGGTGCATCATCTTCGTCTTGGGCCTAATGCAATGAGAGTTTGGGTTGATGTTGCTAAGAAACCTACTGCATATTTATGGAGACCAACATCACATATGAGTACAATTGAAGAAGCGGTTGGTTGCACTGTTGCTTGGCCTTCTAATAAAGTTACAATgaggtaaaatttcatgcaac
The Humulus lupulus chromosome 6, drHumLupu1.1, whole genome shotgun sequence DNA segment above includes these coding regions:
- the LOC133784373 gene encoding uncharacterized protein LOC133784373, translating into MDDMSRESSKPVTRVQAFLKTHTKKNGEPVNAQAAEVIEKLQVLANEKPDSCTTQNTVQDALTIIFGPDKNGRSLANGRGVTNTKLAILRARDDHISQLESSQCEMKNKMSEMMNLINTIAKSVNIQGFTQPSEAESHMPSPMSVNNLKFTPENNACNLLDWNGSGEIVAEGRWSSSDPLCEVHHLRLGPNAMRVWVDVAKKPTAYLWRPTSHMSTIEEAVGCTVAWPSNKVTMR